One genomic window of Argonema galeatum A003/A1 includes the following:
- a CDS encoding ATP-dependent Clp protease proteolytic subunit has protein sequence MNSPIKAVQAPYYGDSFYRTPPPDLPSLLLKERIVYFGLPLFSSDEIKAQVGVDVTELIIAQLLFLQYDDPEKPISIYINSTGTAWYGGDAIGFETEAFAICDTLNYIKPPVHTICIGQAMGTAAMILSAGTKGCRASLPNATIVLHHARTRARGQATDIQIQAKEVLENKRAILEIFSQNTGQSSEKIAKDMDRMFYMTPYQAKEYGLIDRVLESPKELPQPIAALHG, from the coding sequence ATGAACTCACCTATCAAAGCTGTTCAAGCTCCGTACTACGGAGATTCCTTTTACAGAACACCCCCTCCAGATTTGCCTTCCTTGTTGTTGAAGGAAAGGATTGTCTATTTCGGATTGCCGCTATTTTCATCTGACGAGATCAAAGCTCAAGTAGGTGTAGACGTAACCGAGTTAATCATTGCCCAACTGCTGTTTTTGCAATACGATGACCCGGAGAAGCCGATCTCCATCTACATCAATTCCACGGGTACGGCTTGGTATGGCGGCGATGCTATAGGCTTTGAAACGGAAGCCTTTGCGATCTGCGACACCCTTAATTACATCAAGCCTCCAGTCCATACCATCTGTATTGGTCAGGCTATGGGGACAGCGGCTATGATCTTATCAGCAGGAACGAAAGGGTGCAGAGCCAGTCTGCCTAACGCTACGATCGTGCTGCATCACGCTCGCACTCGCGCTCGCGGTCAAGCGACAGACATTCAAATTCAAGCTAAGGAAGTCTTGGAAAACAAAAGGGCGATACTGGAGATTTTCTCTCAAAATACAGGCCAATCATCAGAGAAAATCGCCAAAGATATGGATCGGATGTTCTACATGACCCCCTACCAAGCCAAGGAATACGGTTTGATCGATCGGGTTTTGGAAAGTCCTAAAGAACTTCCTCAACCAATTGCGGCTCTTCACGGTTAA